DNA sequence from the bacterium genome:
CTTACTCATCCCAAACTGAACCGTATCACCAGGGCGAACTACACATTCTCCAGTAATTTTTACGTCGTTTACGAATGTGCCGTTACTGCTTTCGAAATCTGTTAGCGTATATGCGCCAGCTTGACGCGCTAGTTGGGCGTGGCGGCGGCTTATGGTTGAGTCATTATTGA
Encoded proteins:
- a CDS encoding FHA domain-containing protein, which translates into the protein SSTGKPRLFGLQGSYAGTSFDLNDDLVTIGREPGNTVTLNNDSTISRRHAQLARQAGAYTLTDFESSNGTFVNDVKITGECVVRPGDTVQFGMSKFKLEG